The Caldicellulosiruptor obsidiansis OB47 genome segment TGGGTTGGGAGTGATTTTCGTTATGCTTCTCAAAAAAATCTTTAAATTTGACGCGGCGCATAATCTCACAAAGTATAATGGGAAATGTGAAAACCTTCACGGGCACACCTACAAGCTTGTTGTTACAGTTGAGGGGAAACCTGATAACCAGGACATGGTGATAGACTTTGTGCTTTTAAAGAAGATTGTACAGAATGAGGTGATTGACATCTTAGACCATGCGTATATAAACGATATAATAGAAAATCCTACTGCTGAGAACATTGCAAAATGGATATGGGGAAAACTTAGCAAAAAAATAGAAGAACAAGGCGTCAAGCTTTATGAAATTGAAGTGTGGGAGACAGAGGACAGTAGCGTCATATACAGGGGTGAAGATGAATGATTGATGTTCAGAGTCAGAAGGACCTTCGCGGTATTAGTATTCAAAAAGTTGGGATAAAGGATTTAAACTGGCCAATTGTCGTAATGGATAGAGAAAACAAAACTCAGACAACAATTGCAAAAATTACTGCTGCAGCAGAGCTAAAAGGGGATATCAGAGGCACACACATGTCCAGGTTCATTGAAGCTATAGATGAGCTGAAAGTTGTGGGACCTAAGGAGATAGAAAAGCTTTTGGATAGAATAAAAGAAAAGCTGAATTCAGAGAAAGCCTATATAAGGTTTGATTTTCCTTACTTTATAAACAAAAGAACACCTGTGACAGGAACGCTTTCTCCACTTAAAGTTGACTGCTATTTCGAAGCAGAAAGAGACAACAAATTTGACCTTAAAGTAGGTGTGGTTGTTCCTGTTCACACTCTGTGTCCATGCTCAAAAGAAATTTCAGAATATGGAGCTCACAACCAGAGAGCTTATGTGACAATAGAGGTAAAGATGAGAAAATTTATGTGGATTGAAGAGCTTGTTGAGATTGCAGAATCTTCTGCATCATGCCCTCTTTATTCTATCTTGAAAAGGCCTGACGAGAAATGGGTAACAGAGAGAGCTTATCAGAACCCTCGCTTTGTTGAAGACCTTTTGAGAGAGGTTGTTTTAAAAATAAGGGAAGATGGGCGAATTAAATGGTATAAGGTTTTTGTTGAGTCAATTGAGAGTATTCACAACCACAATGCTTTTGCGTATATTGAAGGTGAAATAACAAAATGATACAATTAAAGTAACAATCTGCTTTTAAAAAAGCGAGGGAAGGTTTTAAAAAGACCGAGTGTTATGAAAATAAAGATTTATACAAAAAGGCTTGGAATAAGCATTGCAGCATTTGTATTTGGAATTTTGTTTATAATCCTTTTAATCAGAAATTTTACAATCAAAAATACACCAACCCAAAATGACAACATAACCTATGTAAAAAATATGTTTGAACTGAAAAATGCAAAGCTTGTTGAAGACAACATTCTCATCGAGAAGTTACCAGACGATGCCTTTATGTTCAAATATCTTTTTGAAGATTCAAAATCAAAATATGAAATTTATATGAAAGAGGACCAGACTATAGTTTATTTCAAGAAATTTACTCCTTCTGATATAGTTAATAGGTTTTCAATAAGTGATGTGAAAACAAAAGCTTTTAAGATTTTATACAAGCTTGCACCTTATACAAAAGGAAATGTTGATATTGAGGTGGCTTCATCGCAAAATGCCTACGTTTGTGTTTTTAATCGATATGAAGGCGACAAAAAGGTTTTAGGAGACTGGGCAACTGTTGTACTAAACAAAGATAACGGAGAACTTTTGGAGTTTAACATAAACTGGCATCAAGATATTAACTTTAGGAATGCAGGCAAAAAAGGCGACGAAGAGAGTAAAATCTTAAGTAGCATAAAGGTTGTACCTG includes the following:
- the queD gene encoding 6-carboxytetrahydropterin synthase QueD, with translation MLLKKIFKFDAAHNLTKYNGKCENLHGHTYKLVVTVEGKPDNQDMVIDFVLLKKIVQNEVIDILDHAYINDIIENPTAENIAKWIWGKLSKKIEEQGVKLYEIEVWETEDSSVIYRGEDE
- the folE2 gene encoding GTP cyclohydrolase FolE2: MIDVQSQKDLRGISIQKVGIKDLNWPIVVMDRENKTQTTIAKITAAAELKGDIRGTHMSRFIEAIDELKVVGPKEIEKLLDRIKEKLNSEKAYIRFDFPYFINKRTPVTGTLSPLKVDCYFEAERDNKFDLKVGVVVPVHTLCPCSKEISEYGAHNQRAYVTIEVKMRKFMWIEELVEIAESSASCPLYSILKRPDEKWVTERAYQNPRFVEDLLREVVLKIREDGRIKWYKVFVESIESIHNHNAFAYIEGEITK